From Acidobacteriota bacterium, the proteins below share one genomic window:
- the ppc gene encoding phosphoenolpyruvate carboxylase, translating to MLGTELGSVIRAFEGDRIFDLVEEIRDLSKRVRQGDESELETLRSLLLGLSVEQSRIIARCFTQFLNLSNVAEQHHRIRRRQEKERAGLVPQGSLADVARRLIDGGRTASEILETFDRIRIEVVLTAHPTEVLRRTILMLNRKVGELLAALDSSELTPRASSRLHDDLRRTIEILWKTEEIRHEKPSAIYEARGGLMIFEQTIWNAVPEVVRRMEEDLETIGIQQDPSFSPFRFGSWAGGDRDGNPNVTVGVTRRTALRARWLAAVLYQREISQLRSDLSLKEASDELRAMSGENAEPYREVLHQLEQRLRTTIEQVERALEDETYQPGDLVRHEELRQPLMACWRSLIETGHETIARGGLLDLLRRAATFGVTLAKLDVRQEAGRHDLAIAAATGLPFDQWPPRQREEWLLEQLADPTPADVDQDLDPESLETLETFRMIGSLPEETFGAYVISMAASPADVLAVEWLQRKIGRSSLRVVPLFETLEDLQNARATMERLFAIDWYREVCGSSQEIMLGYSDSARDGSRLAANWALYQTQEDLAGLARRESWNLTIFHGRGGTISRGGGPTRVAIRSQPPESIDGRMRVTEQGEMIQARFGLEEIAERTLEVYVSSILEAALTPPTEVRREWRELMSRISATSADSYREIVYSTPSFVDYFRHATPEPELGMLNIGSRPARRRAGGGVESLRAIPWVFAWTQTRLLLPAWLGADEALHEAIEEGHLSTLREMYEQWPFFQSTIDLIEMVLAKSSPSIAARYDAVLVPDDLRDLGETLRERLARAVAVIGKVTGRANLLDQNRVLQRSIEVRNPYVDPINLIQVEVLRRLREEGHAEGLFEAFVTTVNGIAAGMRNTG from the coding sequence ATGCTCGGGACCGAGCTCGGCTCGGTCATCCGCGCGTTCGAAGGAGATCGGATCTTCGATCTGGTCGAGGAAATTCGGGATCTTTCGAAACGGGTGCGGCAGGGTGACGAGTCGGAGCTCGAGACGCTCCGCTCACTCCTTCTGGGCCTGAGCGTCGAGCAATCGCGAATCATCGCCAGATGCTTTACACAGTTTCTCAACCTCTCGAATGTCGCGGAGCAACACCACCGGATTCGCCGCCGTCAGGAAAAGGAGAGAGCGGGGCTGGTTCCTCAGGGATCTCTCGCCGATGTTGCGCGGAGGCTGATCGACGGCGGCAGAACGGCATCGGAGATCCTGGAGACCTTCGATCGCATTCGGATCGAGGTCGTGCTCACCGCCCATCCGACGGAGGTCCTGCGCCGGACCATTCTGATGCTCAACCGGAAAGTCGGCGAGTTGCTGGCGGCGCTCGACTCGTCGGAACTGACTCCTCGGGCGTCAAGCAGACTCCACGATGATCTCCGGCGAACGATCGAGATCCTTTGGAAAACCGAAGAAATCCGGCACGAAAAGCCTTCGGCGATCTACGAGGCGCGCGGGGGGCTGATGATTTTCGAGCAGACCATATGGAACGCCGTTCCTGAAGTGGTCCGCCGGATGGAGGAAGATCTGGAAACGATCGGAATCCAGCAGGATCCATCGTTCTCCCCGTTCCGTTTCGGTTCGTGGGCGGGTGGAGACCGTGACGGCAACCCGAACGTCACCGTGGGTGTCACGCGGCGAACCGCGCTTCGCGCGCGCTGGCTCGCGGCGGTCCTGTACCAGAGAGAGATCTCGCAACTGCGGAGCGACCTCTCCCTGAAGGAAGCCTCCGATGAGCTCCGAGCGATGTCTGGTGAGAACGCGGAGCCCTACCGCGAAGTCCTCCATCAGCTCGAGCAGCGGCTTCGGACGACGATCGAGCAGGTCGAGCGGGCCCTCGAGGACGAAACCTACCAGCCCGGCGATCTGGTCAGGCACGAAGAGCTCCGGCAGCCGCTGATGGCCTGCTGGCGATCGCTGATCGAAACGGGCCACGAGACGATCGCGCGGGGCGGGCTTCTCGATCTGCTGCGCCGCGCCGCCACCTTCGGAGTGACGCTCGCGAAACTCGACGTCCGTCAGGAGGCGGGCAGGCACGACCTGGCGATCGCGGCGGCGACGGGGCTTCCGTTCGACCAATGGCCGCCGAGGCAGCGGGAGGAGTGGCTGCTGGAGCAGCTGGCAGATCCGACTCCGGCCGACGTCGATCAGGATCTCGACCCGGAGTCCCTCGAAACACTCGAGACCTTCCGGATGATCGGGTCGCTGCCGGAGGAGACATTCGGCGCGTATGTCATCTCGATGGCCGCATCCCCCGCCGACGTGCTCGCCGTCGAGTGGCTTCAGCGAAAGATCGGCCGGTCTTCGCTTCGTGTCGTTCCCCTCTTCGAGACCCTCGAAGATCTTCAAAATGCGCGCGCGACGATGGAGCGGCTGTTCGCCATCGACTGGTACCGGGAAGTCTGCGGCTCGAGCCAGGAGATCATGCTCGGCTATTCCGATTCAGCCCGTGACGGAAGCCGTCTCGCTGCGAACTGGGCGCTTTACCAGACGCAGGAAGATCTTGCGGGGCTGGCGCGACGGGAATCGTGGAACCTGACGATCTTTCATGGACGGGGAGGAACGATCAGCCGCGGAGGCGGCCCCACCCGTGTCGCCATCCGGTCGCAGCCGCCCGAAAGTATCGACGGTCGGATGCGGGTCACCGAACAGGGGGAGATGATTCAGGCTCGTTTCGGTCTGGAGGAAATTGCCGAGCGAACCCTCGAAGTCTATGTTTCGTCGATCCTCGAAGCGGCCCTCACCCCGCCAACCGAGGTGAGGCGGGAATGGCGGGAGCTGATGAGCAGGATCAGCGCGACTTCCGCCGATTCGTACCGCGAGATCGTTTACTCCACACCGAGCTTCGTCGATTATTTCCGGCACGCCACTCCGGAGCCCGAGCTCGGAATGCTCAACATCGGGAGCCGTCCGGCGAGGAGACGCGCGGGAGGAGGGGTCGAGAGCCTCCGTGCGATCCCCTGGGTGTTCGCGTGGACACAGACGAGACTGCTTCTTCCGGCATGGCTCGGCGCCGATGAGGCTCTCCACGAAGCGATCGAGGAGGGGCATCTGTCGACGCTGAGGGAAATGTACGAGCAGTGGCCATTCTTTCAATCGACGATCGATCTGATCGAGATGGTTCTCGCGAAGTCATCACCCTCGATCGCCGCTCGCTACGACGCAGTTCTGGTCCCCGATGATCTCCGTGACCTCGGAGAGACGCTGCGCGAGCGGCTCGCACGAGCGGTCGCGGTCATCGGGAAGGTCACCGGAAGAGCGAACCTGCTCGACCAGAACCGTGTGCTGCAACGCTCGATCGAAGTCCGGAATCCTTACGTCGATCCGATCAACCTGATTCAGGTCGAAGTACTCCGAAGGCTCCGGGAGGAAGGGCACGCTGAAGGGTTGTTCGAGGCCTTCGTCACTACGGTCAATGGAATCGCTGCCGGAATGCGAAACACAGGCTGA